The proteins below come from a single Parageobacillus toebii NBRC 107807 genomic window:
- the zwf gene encoding glucose-6-phosphate dehydrogenase yields the protein MDPKSLIVIFGATGDLAKRKLFPSIYRLYEKGKLSEEFAVVGVARRPLSNDEFRNYVRQSVENALNQELSDQRFVSHFYYHPFDVTDTASYQQLKSLLQQLDEIYHVDGNRIFYLAMAPEFFGTITSRLKSEGLTATNGWKRLVIEKPFGHDLQSAQQLNEEIRQSFSENEIYRIDHYLGKEMVQNIEVIRFSNAIFEPLWNNRFISNIQITSSETLGVEDRGRYYDHSGALRDMVQNHMLQMVALLAMEPPIKLTTDDIRNEKIKVLRALRPISHEEVDQYFVRGQYGRGIVNGKEVVSYREENNVDPNSNTETFVAGKLMIDNFRWAGVPFYIRTGKRMTEKSTKIVVQFKDVPMNLYYRTNEKIQPNLLIIHIQPDEGITLHLNGKKSGEYMKTTPIKLDYCNNCIDGINTPEAYEKLLYDCMRGDATNFTHWDEVAASWQFVDPISEVWENTKAIDFPNYEAGSMGPKASDELLQKDGFHWWPICHPKQ from the coding sequence ATGGATCCGAAATCATTAATTGTGATTTTTGGTGCAACTGGTGACTTAGCAAAACGCAAGTTGTTTCCTTCTATTTACCGATTATATGAAAAAGGAAAACTGTCCGAAGAATTTGCCGTTGTCGGTGTCGCACGACGACCGTTATCCAATGATGAGTTTCGCAACTATGTCCGTCAATCAGTGGAAAATGCGCTTAATCAAGAATTAAGCGATCAGCGCTTCGTATCTCATTTTTATTATCATCCATTCGATGTAACCGATACGGCTTCTTACCAGCAATTAAAGTCATTGCTTCAACAGTTAGATGAAATATATCATGTTGATGGAAACCGCATTTTTTATTTAGCGATGGCGCCAGAATTTTTTGGCACGATTACGTCCCGCTTAAAATCGGAAGGTCTTACCGCGACAAACGGCTGGAAGCGGCTCGTCATTGAAAAACCGTTCGGTCATGACCTTCAAAGCGCACAACAACTAAATGAAGAAATTCGTCAATCGTTTTCGGAAAATGAAATTTACCGCATCGACCATTATCTTGGCAAGGAAATGGTGCAAAACATCGAAGTAATCCGTTTTTCGAACGCAATTTTTGAACCGCTTTGGAACAACCGGTTTATTTCTAACATTCAAATTACGTCAAGTGAAACGCTTGGTGTCGAGGACCGCGGACGCTATTACGACCATTCCGGAGCGCTTCGCGATATGGTGCAAAATCACATGCTTCAGATGGTCGCGCTCTTGGCGATGGAACCGCCGATTAAACTGACAACCGATGACATCCGCAACGAAAAAATAAAAGTGCTTCGCGCGCTTCGGCCAATTTCTCACGAGGAAGTAGACCAATACTTTGTACGAGGACAATACGGCAGAGGAATCGTCAACGGAAAAGAAGTCGTAAGCTACCGTGAGGAAAATAACGTCGATCCAAACTCCAATACAGAAACGTTTGTAGCTGGAAAGTTGATGATCGATAATTTCCGTTGGGCCGGCGTGCCGTTTTATATTCGCACAGGTAAACGCATGACAGAAAAATCAACAAAAATTGTGGTCCAATTTAAAGATGTGCCAATGAACTTGTATTATCGGACAAATGAAAAAATCCAGCCAAACTTATTGATTATTCATATTCAGCCGGATGAAGGCATCACCCTTCATTTAAACGGTAAAAAAAGCGGCGAATATATGAAAACAACACCAATTAAATTAGACTACTGCAACAACTGCATCGATGGCATTAACACGCCAGAAGCGTATGAAAAATTGTTATATGACTGCATGCGCGGTGATGCGACAAACTTTACGCATTGGGATGAAGTAGCCGCTTCATGGCAGTTTGTCGACCCTATTTCCGAAGTATGGGAAAATACAAAAGCTATCGATTTTCCAAACTATGAAGCCGGATCGATGGGACCGAAAGCTTCAGATGAATTACTGCAAAAAGATGGATTCCATTGGTGGCCGATTTGCCACCCTAAACAATAA
- a CDS encoding cyclase family protein, with translation MKFYDVTAPIFEGMPVYKNKPEKQPKLTSVTNDYVTESRIDMDVHTGTHIDAPLHMVKGGETFETISLDRLVGTCKLFDLTHVSDKISKEDIASLDIHENDFVLFKTKNSLEDAFNFEFIYVAEDAARYLADKKVRGVGIDALGIERSQPGHPTHKTLFSAGVIVIEGLRLKDVPEGSYFMVAAPLKLVGTDAAPARVILFENMQ, from the coding sequence ATGAAATTTTATGACGTGACCGCACCAATTTTTGAAGGAATGCCTGTCTATAAAAATAAACCGGAAAAGCAACCGAAACTAACGAGCGTGACAAATGATTACGTCACGGAATCCCGTATTGACATGGATGTACATACCGGAACCCATATCGATGCGCCGCTTCATATGGTCAAAGGCGGCGAAACGTTTGAAACGATTTCTCTCGACCGCCTTGTTGGCACATGCAAACTATTCGATCTTACGCATGTGAGCGATAAAATTTCGAAAGAGGATATCGCTTCATTAGATATTCATGAAAATGATTTTGTATTGTTTAAAACGAAAAACTCGCTAGAAGATGCCTTTAATTTTGAATTTATTTATGTTGCTGAAGATGCGGCCCGGTATCTTGCCGATAAAAAAGTTCGTGGCGTTGGCATCGATGCCCTAGGCATTGAACGAAGCCAGCCGGGGCATCCGACGCATAAAACGTTATTTTCCGCAGGTGTGATCGTGATCGAAGGGCTGCGGTTAAAAGACGTTCCAGAAGGCTCATACTTTATGGTCGCAGCACCGCTTAAACTTGTCGGCACGGACGCCGCGCCGGCGCGTGTTATTTTATTTGAAAACATGCAATAA
- the gndA gene encoding NADP-dependent phosphogluconate dehydrogenase → MAKQQIGVIGLAVMGKNLALNIESKGYSVAVYNRSREKTDEFLKEAQGKNIVGTYSIEEFVNALEKPRKILLMVKAGAPTDATIEQLKPYLEKGDILIDGGNTYFKDTQRRNKELAELGIHFIGTGVSGGEEGALKGPSIMPGGQKEAHELVRPIFEAIAAKVDGEPCTTYIGPDGAGHYVKMVHNGIEYGDMQLIAEAYFLLKHVLGLNAQELHEVFAEWNKGELNSYLIEITADIFTKIDEETGKPLVDVILDKAGQKGTGKWTSQNALDLGVPLPIITESVFARFISAMKDERVKASKLLSGPAVKPFEGDRARFIEAVRRALYMSKICSYAQGFAQMKAASDEYNWNLQYGNIAMIFRGGCIIRAQFLQKIKDAYDRDPQLPNLLLDPYFKEIVENYQEALREIIAIAVMRGIPVPAFSSALAYYDSYRMETLPANLIQAQRDYFGAHTYERVDKEGVFHTEWLKK, encoded by the coding sequence ATGGCAAAACAACAAATTGGCGTCATTGGATTAGCAGTAATGGGAAAAAACCTTGCGCTAAATATTGAAAGCAAGGGATATTCAGTTGCTGTGTATAATCGTTCCCGTGAAAAGACGGACGAATTTTTAAAGGAAGCGCAAGGAAAAAATATTGTTGGTACATACAGCATTGAAGAATTTGTCAATGCGCTTGAAAAACCGCGGAAAATTTTGTTAATGGTGAAAGCAGGTGCGCCGACGGACGCAACCATTGAACAATTAAAACCATATCTAGAAAAAGGTGATATTTTAATCGATGGCGGCAATACGTATTTCAAAGATACACAGCGCCGCAACAAAGAATTAGCTGAACTTGGCATTCACTTTATCGGCACTGGTGTTTCGGGCGGCGAAGAAGGCGCGTTAAAAGGCCCATCCATCATGCCTGGTGGCCAAAAAGAAGCGCATGAACTTGTTCGTCCGATTTTCGAAGCGATTGCGGCGAAAGTAGATGGCGAGCCGTGCACGACGTACATCGGTCCGGACGGTGCGGGACATTATGTGAAAATGGTTCATAACGGCATTGAATACGGCGATATGCAGCTTATTGCCGAAGCGTACTTCTTGTTAAAGCATGTGCTCGGCTTAAACGCCCAAGAGCTGCATGAAGTGTTTGCCGAGTGGAATAAAGGTGAATTAAATAGCTATTTAATCGAAATTACGGCAGATATTTTTACAAAGATCGATGAGGAAACGGGCAAGCCGCTTGTCGATGTTATTTTAGATAAAGCCGGTCAAAAAGGAACGGGAAAATGGACAAGCCAAAATGCGCTTGACCTAGGAGTGCCGCTTCCAATCATCACGGAATCAGTGTTTGCCCGCTTTATTTCGGCGATGAAAGACGAACGGGTGAAAGCGAGCAAACTTCTTTCTGGTCCTGCGGTCAAACCGTTTGAAGGCGATCGTGCCCGCTTTATCGAAGCGGTGCGCCGCGCGCTGTACATGAGCAAAATTTGTTCGTATGCCCAAGGTTTTGCGCAAATGAAAGCGGCGTCTGATGAATATAACTGGAATTTGCAGTACGGCAATATTGCGATGATTTTCCGCGGCGGCTGCATCATTCGCGCGCAATTTTTGCAAAAAATTAAAGACGCATACGATCGCGATCCACAGTTGCCAAACTTATTGTTAGACCCGTATTTCAAAGAAATTGTGGAAAATTATCAAGAAGCGCTGCGTGAAATCATTGCAATCGCTGTTATGCGTGGCATTCCAGTTCCGGCATTCTCAAGCGCGTTAGCATATTATGACAGCTACCGGATGGAAACATTGCCGGCGAACTTAATTCAAGCACAGCGCGACTACTTTGGCGCGCACACATATGAACGTGTAGACAAAGAAGGAGTTTTCCATACAGAGTGGTTGAAGAAGTAA
- the hepT gene encoding type VII toxin-antitoxin system HepT family RNase toxin, translating into MNNDVILNKISVIERCIKRINEEYDNNPKNLQNYTKQDSIILNIQRACEASIDIAMHIVAEKKLGIPQTSRDAFELLYKNHIITESVMKKMKAMVGFRNIAVHDYQEINLQIVQMIVEKHLDDFREYAKQVLVQENKES; encoded by the coding sequence ATGAATAATGATGTCATCCTCAACAAAATTAGCGTTATTGAGCGCTGCATCAAAAGAATAAACGAAGAATATGATAACAATCCGAAAAATTTACAAAACTATACAAAACAAGACTCCATTATTTTGAATATACAACGGGCATGTGAGGCAAGCATCGATATCGCTATGCATATTGTGGCAGAAAAAAAATTAGGTATTCCACAAACAAGCCGTGACGCGTTCGAATTGCTTTACAAAAATCATATCATTACTGAATCGGTTATGAAGAAAATGAAAGCAATGGTCGGTTTTCGCAATATTGCGGTCCATGATTATCAGGAAATTAATTTGCAGATCGTTCAAATGATTGTCGAAAAACATCTCGATGACTTTCGTGAATATGCGAAGCAAGTGTTGGTGCAAGAAAACAAGGAATCATGA
- the mntA gene encoding type VII toxin-antitoxin system MntA family adenylyltransferase antitoxin, whose translation MNHDFQTIVQFLVKKINPYVIYLFGSEAQQQARQDSDIDLAFLSERTLSHYERFMIAGELAAILNCDVDLVDLKEAATVFQAQVVGKGKVLYCADDDKKAQFEMKVFKEYAKLNEERAEILERIRKRGAVYE comes from the coding sequence ATGAATCATGATTTTCAAACCATTGTCCAATTTCTTGTAAAAAAAATAAATCCTTATGTCATCTATCTTTTCGGTTCTGAAGCGCAACAACAAGCGCGGCAAGATAGCGATATTGATCTTGCTTTTTTAAGCGAACGAACATTAAGCCATTACGAACGGTTTATGATTGCCGGGGAGCTTGCGGCAATCTTGAATTGTGACGTTGACTTAGTTGATTTGAAAGAAGCAGCGACCGTTTTTCAAGCGCAAGTTGTTGGGAAGGGGAAAGTGCTGTATTGTGCCGATGATGATAAAAAAGCACAATTTGAGATGAAAGTGTTCAAGGAATATGCGAAATTAAACGAAGAGCGGGCAGAAATTCTCGAGCGGATTCGCAAAAGGGGAGCGGTGTATGAATAA
- a CDS encoding chemotaxis protein CheW, which yields MKKFVVFQLEREQYAIPVELVISIEKMMAPTIVPQMPDYMVGVIRIRGELVPVLDTRKLLYGRPFEETGRTRLVVTKAEDISVAFIVDEAKEILDIPEEAVKQVNMLAYEQTPYLVGIASLPERLITLIDPNRLFAHLEGTKAIKEHIYSAAFSLETERV from the coding sequence ATGAAAAAATTTGTCGTTTTTCAATTGGAGCGTGAACAATATGCGATACCGGTTGAGCTTGTCATTTCCATTGAAAAAATGATGGCTCCAACAATCGTTCCGCAAATGCCAGATTATATGGTCGGAGTCATTCGCATTCGCGGCGAGTTGGTGCCGGTGCTTGATACGCGAAAACTGTTGTACGGTCGTCCTTTTGAAGAAACGGGTAGGACGCGTCTTGTTGTCACCAAGGCCGAAGATATTTCCGTTGCGTTTATTGTCGATGAGGCGAAAGAGATTCTCGATATTCCGGAAGAAGCAGTAAAGCAAGTGAATATGCTTGCGTACGAGCAAACACCATATCTTGTCGGGATCGCCAGCTTGCCGGAGCGGTTGATTACATTAATTGACCCAAACCGATTATTTGCCCATTTGGAAGGGACGAAAGCGATTAAGGAGCATATTTATAGTGCGGCTTTTTCCTTAGAAACGGAGAGAGTCTAA